In Irregularibacter muris, a single window of DNA contains:
- a CDS encoding tryptophanase, producing MGIKYVPEPFRIKMVETIKMLSPEEREQKIAEANYNLFNLKSEDVYIDLLTDSGTNAMSQEQWSGVMRGDEAYAGGSSYLKLIKTAQEIFDYKHIQPVHQGRAAEKVLFGAVLKEGQYSISNMHFDTTRAHVELVGGRAIDCVVAEALDPAKRAPFKGNMDIEKLESLIKELGADKIGVVIMTITNNSAGGQPVSVQNIRETAEICKKYGIHFCIDAARYAENAYFVKQREKGYENKSIQEIIKEMFSYGDMFTMSAKKDTIVNMGGLLAIKDDAELFQQVKNRTISFEGFTTYGGLSGRDLEALAIGLTEGLDENYLRYRIGQVEYLAGRLDEAGIAYQSPAGGHGIFVDAKDMLPHIPYYEFPGQALAIELYKEAGIRTCDIGSYMLGNDPDTGEQLRAGFEFTRLAIPRRVYTQAHIDIMADALIAIKERASEVKGYKITWEPPILRHFQASLAPIEE from the coding sequence ATGGGAATCAAATACGTACCAGAACCATTTAGAATTAAGATGGTTGAAACCATCAAAATGCTTTCGCCAGAAGAAAGAGAACAAAAAATTGCAGAGGCAAATTACAATCTTTTTAATCTCAAAAGCGAAGACGTTTACATTGACTTATTGACAGATAGTGGAACAAATGCAATGAGTCAAGAGCAATGGTCAGGTGTGATGAGAGGGGACGAAGCCTATGCAGGAGGATCAAGCTATTTAAAATTAATAAAAACTGCCCAGGAAATTTTTGATTACAAACATATTCAACCTGTGCACCAAGGCCGTGCAGCAGAAAAGGTTCTTTTTGGAGCAGTGTTAAAGGAAGGACAATATTCTATTTCTAATATGCATTTTGATACCACGAGAGCCCATGTAGAATTAGTCGGTGGGCGGGCTATTGATTGTGTGGTGGCTGAAGCCTTAGACCCAGCAAAGAGAGCACCTTTTAAGGGAAATATGGATATTGAAAAATTAGAGTCTTTAATTAAAGAATTAGGTGCAGATAAAATTGGTGTAGTAATTATGACCATTACAAATAACTCCGCTGGAGGTCAGCCGGTATCCGTTCAAAATATAAGGGAAACAGCAGAAATCTGTAAGAAATATGGTATTCATTTCTGTATTGATGCTGCTCGCTATGCAGAAAATGCTTATTTTGTTAAGCAAAGAGAAAAAGGCTATGAAAATAAATCAATACAGGAAATTATTAAAGAGATGTTTAGCTATGGGGATATGTTTACAATGAGTGCTAAAAAAGATACTATTGTAAATATGGGTGGTTTACTTGCGATTAAAGACGATGCAGAATTGTTTCAACAAGTTAAAAATCGTACCATATCCTTTGAAGGGTTTACTACATATGGAGGATTGTCTGGACGTGACCTTGAGGCCCTTGCAATTGGTTTGACAGAAGGATTGGATGAAAACTATCTTCGATATCGTATAGGTCAAGTAGAATATCTTGCAGGACGTCTTGATGAGGCAGGGATTGCTTATCAATCGCCAGCGGGAGGACATGGTATATTTGTAGATGCAAAAGATATGTTGCCCCACATTCCTTATTATGAATTTCCAGGGCAAGCTCTAGCTATTGAACTTTATAAAGAAGCTGGTATTCGTACATGTGATATTGGGTCCTATATGTTGGGAAATGACCCTGATACGGGAGAACAATTACGGGCAGGTTTTGAGTTTACCCGTTTGGCTATTCCCCGTCGTGTTTATACACAGGCCCATATAGATATTATGGCAGATGCACTTATTGCCATTAAAGAAAGAGCAAGTGAAGTAAAAGGATATAAGATTACATGGGAACCTCCTATTCTTAGGCATTTTCAAGCTAGTCTTGCTCCAATAGAAGAGTAA
- a CDS encoding ABC transporter permease, with amino-acid sequence MKNYKQITYRYLKGQRNRTLLTILGIILSVAMISALGTIIVSARGALIKEAIRDNGSYHAKIEHLQKESLDKVKSHVGVEKVGISKAIGAGVVKETTQGEREDYGVNMPYRYIDLQGYDNEALKMLPFNLKEGRFPIHSDEIAIEYWIADYFDKEVKIGDKINLTLGKRSSIRESQEGEPEETFEKTGEKEYTVVGFIKPNYVWPKELVTKGITGIDQNTPREGGYNAYVQVPDIKNVQEKIESIGKDVGTNPENIDYNNRVLRLYAESVVDTFNKSIIGILIFVVSLIVISTVAVIYNAFNISVLERVSQFGLLRSVGATPKQIRGIVLKEAGILSAIGIPIGLFSGVLAMKIVFYIIGLLKSDIRLINDMEITISATVFLISTFVGLITVFLSAIGPARKAGKVSPLEAVRNTGDLKKENLKNVRSFPFIRKILGVEGEIAHKNLRRNRKRFIITVFSMVISIALFITFSTFSDFMFKIGAVGGEETGDFSVAGYMKGNEDEIYSKLKNMEEVKRVYKMITLSGSALLEDNQINKKIKEINPHNFTEKKGDRTKVPNVDIYTIGDDNLEVLKGVLNKGSIDKDLLNKEKGVLVINNTYSYKENSNAQVLLEGYHVKVGDKIPFASYNAEGEEVDYQDLTVVGVLEKGILDREYNYNASLAIITTEEVFEQIVKDASLGEQQDQYVNMNIELSGKGNRENVTTYLNELGNTMPGFNFTDYLEHAKEARTMTIIMSIFLYGFVTLIALISAINIINTISTNIILRTKEIAMIKAVGMTQGGIKRMVAFESLFYGLYATLIGGTLGVGLSYILFRLVIGISEFQYKLPWENVVIACVGAAIIALLSGIYPLKRINNKIIVESMKEDF; translated from the coding sequence GTGAAAAACTATAAACAAATCACCTATAGATACCTAAAGGGGCAAAGGAATAGAACCCTTCTGACCATTTTAGGGATCATTTTATCGGTGGCCATGATCTCTGCCCTGGGGACCATTATTGTATCTGCTAGGGGGGCCTTGATTAAAGAGGCCATAAGGGATAATGGCTCTTATCATGCCAAGATTGAACATCTCCAAAAAGAATCCTTAGATAAAGTCAAAAGCCATGTAGGAGTGGAAAAAGTAGGGATAAGTAAGGCCATAGGGGCTGGAGTGGTCAAAGAAACTACTCAAGGAGAAAGGGAGGACTATGGGGTAAATATGCCCTATAGATATATTGACCTCCAAGGTTATGACAATGAAGCGCTGAAAATGCTTCCCTTTAATCTAAAGGAAGGTAGGTTTCCCATACATTCCGATGAAATCGCCATAGAATACTGGATAGCCGATTATTTTGACAAAGAAGTAAAAATAGGAGATAAAATTAACCTAACCTTGGGAAAAAGAAGCTCTATTCGTGAAAGTCAAGAGGGAGAGCCGGAAGAAACCTTTGAAAAAACAGGAGAAAAAGAATATACAGTGGTAGGGTTCATCAAGCCAAATTATGTATGGCCGAAAGAGCTTGTGACCAAAGGCATTACAGGGATAGATCAAAATACTCCCCGAGAGGGAGGATACAACGCCTATGTCCAAGTGCCTGATATCAAAAATGTGCAGGAAAAGATAGAATCCATTGGGAAAGATGTAGGGACAAACCCTGAAAATATTGATTATAATAATCGGGTACTTAGACTCTATGCAGAAAGTGTAGTGGACACCTTTAATAAGTCCATAATCGGCATATTAATCTTTGTGGTATCTTTAATCGTGATATCTACAGTAGCAGTGATCTACAATGCTTTTAACATTTCTGTCTTAGAAAGAGTATCTCAATTTGGACTCCTTCGCTCTGTTGGGGCTACTCCGAAACAAATCAGGGGTATTGTACTAAAGGAAGCGGGTATATTAAGTGCTATTGGCATTCCCATAGGGCTATTTTCAGGGGTGCTGGCTATGAAAATTGTATTTTATATCATTGGCCTTTTAAAATCTGATATTCGCTTGATTAACGATATGGAAATTACTATTTCAGCAACTGTATTTTTGATCAGTACCTTTGTGGGCTTAATCACTGTGTTTTTATCTGCTATAGGTCCGGCCAGAAAGGCAGGGAAGGTTTCCCCTCTAGAAGCGGTGAGAAATACAGGAGATTTAAAAAAGGAGAACCTCAAAAATGTTCGAAGTTTCCCTTTCATTCGAAAGATTTTAGGAGTAGAAGGGGAAATTGCCCATAAAAATCTTAGAAGAAATAGAAAGAGATTTATCATTACGGTATTTTCCATGGTCATTAGCATAGCCTTATTTATCACCTTCTCTACCTTTTCAGATTTCATGTTTAAGATTGGGGCTGTAGGAGGAGAGGAAACCGGAGATTTTTCAGTAGCTGGCTATATGAAGGGAAATGAAGATGAAATCTATAGCAAGTTAAAGAATATGGAGGAAGTAAAAAGAGTATATAAGATGATTACTCTATCCGGTAGTGCATTACTGGAAGATAATCAAATCAATAAAAAGATAAAGGAGATAAATCCCCATAATTTTACCGAGAAAAAAGGTGACCGTACAAAAGTACCTAATGTAGACATATATACCATTGGGGATGATAACCTTGAGGTACTAAAGGGGGTATTAAACAAAGGAAGTATAGATAAGGATCTTTTAAATAAGGAAAAGGGCGTATTGGTTATTAACAATACCTATAGCTATAAGGAAAATTCCAATGCTCAAGTCTTGTTGGAAGGATACCATGTAAAGGTAGGAGATAAAATCCCCTTTGCCTCCTATAACGCCGAGGGGGAAGAGGTAGACTATCAAGATCTTACCGTAGTAGGGGTATTGGAAAAGGGCATTTTGGATAGGGAGTATAATTATAATGCAAGTCTAGCGATCATTACTACAGAGGAAGTATTTGAACAGATTGTTAAAGATGCTTCTCTAGGCGAGCAACAGGATCAATATGTGAACATGAATATAGAATTAAGCGGGAAAGGCAATAGGGAAAACGTCACCACCTATTTAAATGAGCTAGGGAACACCATGCCAGGATTTAATTTTACAGATTATCTAGAACATGCCAAAGAAGCTAGAACTATGACGATTATTATGAGCATCTTCCTCTATGGCTTTGTCACCCTTATTGCGCTCATTAGTGCCATCAACATCATCAACACCATCAGTACCAACATCATCCTCAGAACCAAAGAAATTGCCATGATTAAGGCGGTGGGTATGACCCAAGGGGGCATAAAACGGATGGTGGCCTTTGAAAGTCTATTTTATGGATTGTACGCTACACTCATTGGAGGCACCCTAGGAGTAGGACTATCCTACATCCTATTTAGACTGGTCATCGGTATTAGCGAATTTCAGTATAAACTACCCTGGGAAAATGTCGTTATCGCCTGTGTAGGGGCAGCCATTATTGCTTTGCTATCTGGCATATATCCCTTAAAGAGAATCAACAATAAAATTATTGTAGAAAGTATGAAAGAGGATTTCTAA
- a CDS encoding sodium-dependent transporter translates to MSQDNSVNLIKEGKELAGRDTFNSKTGFILACIGSAVGMGNIWMFPYRVGQFGGAAFLIPYFIFVLVIGFTGVIGEMSFGRAMETGPLGAFKKAFERRGKKNGDLLGLIPVIGSLAIAIGYAVVVGWILRFTVGAIAGAVTTASDSGAYFGAIAGNFGSIGWHLAGLALTFGIMLMGVAKGIEKVNKFMMPAFFALFLILAIRVVTLEGALEGYKYLLLPKWEFLGDPKTWIYALGQAFFSLSLAGSGTVVYGSYLKKNEDIVSSAKYVAFFDTCAAMLAAVVIIPSVFAFNMDPAAGPPLMFITMPDVFKMMPMGQLFSVLFFIAVLFAGVSSLMNLFETPIEALQQRFRFSRGVSVAIVAVVATGVGIMIEGADTLGLWMDVVSIYIIPLGALLAGIFFFWICGSKFAREQAQLGREKKIGPWFEPMSKYVFCGLTIIVYILGIFYGGIG, encoded by the coding sequence ATGTCTCAAGACAATAGTGTAAACCTTATTAAAGAAGGGAAGGAATTAGCTGGTCGTGACACCTTTAATTCTAAAACAGGCTTTATTTTAGCCTGTATTGGTTCAGCAGTGGGAATGGGAAATATATGGATGTTTCCTTACCGAGTAGGGCAATTTGGTGGAGCGGCATTTCTAATTCCTTATTTCATTTTTGTTCTTGTTATTGGCTTTACTGGAGTTATAGGGGAAATGTCCTTTGGTCGAGCAATGGAAACAGGTCCTTTAGGTGCATTCAAAAAAGCCTTTGAAAGAAGGGGCAAAAAGAATGGGGATTTATTAGGTCTTATTCCAGTAATAGGGTCATTAGCCATTGCTATTGGTTATGCAGTTGTTGTTGGTTGGATTCTCCGATTTACTGTAGGCGCTATTGCTGGAGCGGTTACAACAGCTTCAGATAGTGGAGCTTATTTTGGAGCGATTGCAGGCAATTTTGGAAGTATTGGATGGCATTTAGCTGGTTTAGCATTAACCTTTGGAATTATGCTAATGGGGGTAGCTAAGGGGATAGAAAAGGTGAATAAGTTTATGATGCCTGCTTTTTTCGCATTATTCCTGATTCTTGCCATTCGAGTAGTCACCTTAGAAGGGGCATTAGAAGGATATAAATATTTATTGCTTCCTAAGTGGGAATTTTTGGGGGACCCTAAAACATGGATATATGCTTTAGGGCAAGCATTCTTCTCCTTATCATTAGCTGGTTCAGGTACAGTTGTATATGGCAGTTACTTGAAGAAGAATGAGGATATTGTAAGTTCTGCAAAATATGTTGCCTTTTTTGATACCTGTGCAGCCATGCTAGCAGCTGTGGTCATCATACCTTCTGTATTTGCTTTTAATATGGATCCGGCAGCAGGACCACCTCTCATGTTTATCACTATGCCAGATGTGTTTAAGATGATGCCCATGGGTCAATTATTTTCTGTTTTATTCTTTATAGCTGTATTGTTTGCAGGGGTGAGTTCATTGATGAATCTATTTGAGACACCCATAGAGGCATTGCAACAAAGATTTAGATTTTCTAGAGGGGTTTCTGTAGCAATTGTAGCAGTTGTTGCAACAGGAGTAGGGATCATGATTGAAGGTGCGGATACTCTTGGACTTTGGATGGATGTTGTGTCCATTTATATCATTCCTTTGGGGGCATTATTGGCAGGAATTTTCTTCTTCTGGATATGTGGATCTAAATTTGCTAGAGAGCAAGCTCAACTGGGAAGAGAAAAAAAGATTGGTCCATGGTTTGAACCTATGTCTAAATATGTATTCTGTGGACTTACCATTATTGTATATATCCTTGGAATTTTCTATGGAGGAATTGGCTAA
- a CDS encoding response regulator transcription factor codes for MKKILLVEDDSTLAMGIEYSLKNEGYSVDKAQNFSQGKRLVDNGRYNLIILDVGLPDGNGFDLCQYIRRDKTTPVIFLTAQDEEVNIVMGLDMGGDDYITKPFRIKELVSRIKAVLRRTDKFSKSEKLLSKDIKINLLETKVFAQNQPVLLTPVEYKLLTILMQNAHQVLSRSRILELLWDIEGNFVDDNSLSVYIRRLREKIEEDPSQPVYIKTQRGIGYKWDEDVRGE; via the coding sequence ATGAAAAAAATACTTTTGGTAGAAGATGATAGTACCTTGGCCATGGGCATAGAATATTCCCTGAAAAATGAGGGATATTCCGTAGATAAAGCCCAAAACTTTAGTCAAGGGAAAAGGCTGGTGGATAATGGGAGATATAATCTCATTATTTTAGATGTGGGACTGCCCGATGGCAATGGTTTTGACCTATGTCAATATATTCGAAGGGATAAAACAACTCCTGTCATATTCCTGACGGCTCAGGATGAGGAAGTCAATATTGTCATGGGCTTAGATATGGGGGGAGATGACTATATTACCAAACCCTTCAGAATAAAAGAATTGGTTTCTAGGATAAAAGCTGTGCTAAGAAGAACAGATAAATTCTCAAAGAGCGAGAAATTGCTTTCCAAAGATATCAAAATAAACCTATTGGAGACAAAGGTTTTTGCTCAGAATCAACCTGTTCTACTTACCCCGGTAGAATACAAACTTCTCACTATTTTAATGCAAAATGCTCATCAAGTATTATCCAGAAGCAGAATCCTAGAATTATTATGGGATATAGAGGGGAACTTTGTGGACGATAATTCCCTTTCTGTATATATAAGAAGATTGCGAGAAAAGATTGAAGAGGATCCCTCCCAGCCTGTATATATAAAAACCCAAAGGGGCATAGGCTACAAATGGGATGAGGATGTAAGGGGGGAATAA
- a CDS encoding DUF378 domain-containing protein, with protein MDTAALILVIIGALNWGLVALFQFDLVANLFGGTDAFLSRIVYGLVALAGLYCIKFLVGKERVRD; from the coding sequence ATGGATACTGCAGCATTAATTCTGGTAATTATAGGGGCCCTAAATTGGGGATTGGTAGCACTTTTCCAATTTGACTTAGTAGCTAATTTGTTTGGGGGCACGGATGCCTTTCTAAGTAGAATCGTCTACGGCTTAGTGGCATTAGCAGGATTATATTGTATTAAGTTTTTAGTAGGCAAGGAAAGAGTAAGAGACTAA
- a CDS encoding HAMP domain-containing sensor histidine kinase produces the protein MNSIFRNQEFKSIILKLIILQLIFALTGFFVIQMVMNNINQRIIERDMTLVGNILYAHPDLEEEIIPYITKEIPQENKEKGQAVLKEYGYRLQTSKDDQPLLTNIIPGFQWSIAFLILLFFIPLALIIIGEYKKLYGKVTDISNAAEKVVEGDFTVYLHEGGEGDFNILYHQFNQMTNRLEHSLDVLQKEKVFLKDSLSDISHQLKTPLSSLIMLNDILLEDKNIDYATQITFLEKSQSQLYRMEWLIINLLKIARIEAGAIEFKREKVLLKEVVDIAINALSTQIKHQSLEIVGNRQSYFYGDKNWTGEALINILKNSIEHGGEKIQILLEDTPLFTSITVKDNGEGIDPKHFPHIFKKFYRVDSEVKPESIGIGLNLAKIIVESQEGTLSVKSQKALGTEMTMTFLKGGKRH, from the coding sequence GTGAATAGCATATTTAGAAACCAAGAATTTAAATCCATTATTTTAAAACTCATTATACTTCAACTTATCTTTGCCCTAACGGGCTTTTTTGTTATACAAATGGTTATGAATAACATCAATCAAAGAATAATAGAAAGGGACATGACCTTAGTGGGAAATATCCTTTACGCCCATCCCGATTTAGAGGAGGAAATCATCCCCTACATCACCAAGGAAATTCCCCAAGAAAATAAAGAAAAAGGACAAGCTGTTTTAAAAGAATATGGTTATCGTCTGCAAACCTCAAAGGACGACCAACCCTTGCTGACGAATATCATACCTGGTTTTCAATGGAGCATTGCATTTCTCATTCTTTTATTTTTTATTCCCCTAGCTCTGATTATTATAGGAGAGTATAAAAAACTATATGGAAAAGTTACAGACATATCCAATGCGGCTGAGAAAGTCGTGGAGGGGGATTTTACGGTTTATCTGCATGAGGGGGGAGAAGGAGATTTTAATATCCTCTATCACCAATTCAACCAGATGACCAATAGACTGGAACATAGTTTAGATGTTTTGCAAAAAGAAAAAGTCTTTTTAAAAGATAGCTTGTCAGATATTTCTCACCAATTAAAAACTCCCCTTTCTTCATTAATTATGCTGAATGATATTTTATTGGAAGATAAAAATATAGACTATGCTACCCAGATTACATTTTTGGAAAAGTCCCAGAGTCAACTATATAGAATGGAATGGTTGATCATTAATCTGTTAAAAATAGCTAGAATAGAGGCAGGTGCTATTGAGTTTAAAAGGGAAAAGGTGTTATTAAAAGAAGTCGTAGACATCGCCATAAACGCCCTATCTACCCAAATCAAGCATCAAAGCTTGGAGATAGTAGGAAATAGGCAGTCTTACTTTTATGGGGATAAAAACTGGACAGGAGAAGCCCTTATTAATATTTTGAAAAACTCTATAGAGCATGGGGGAGAGAAAATACAAATCCTCCTGGAGGACACCCCTTTATTTACTAGTATTACAGTAAAGGACAATGGAGAAGGAATAGATCCCAAGCATTTCCCCCATATCTTTAAAAAATTTTACCGGGTGGACAGTGAAGTAAAACCCGAAAGCATTGGAATAGGTCTTAACCTAGCAAAAATTATTGTAGAATCCCAGGAAGGTACCCTATCGGTAAAAAGCCAAAAAGCCCTAGGAACGGAAATGACAATGACCTTTTTGAAGGGAGGAAAGAGACACTAG
- a CDS encoding helix-turn-helix transcriptional regulator yields MNKAMLKQYSILVEFLGKALGPSYEITLHDIGDYTNSVVAIANGHISGRTIGAPLTNFCLSVIADKSYKHSNYKLNYNGVSKDGKILRSSTIFIKDENEELVGMLCVNFDDSKYVDISKQLLSLCHPDELIEQKTTYESVNSILDDGGESFSESVAEVTETVLNRVLANNNIPIERLTHEERLSVVDILNQKGVFMLKGAVSEVAKQLHCSEPSIYRYLSKLTKDKENS; encoded by the coding sequence ATGAATAAAGCCATGTTAAAGCAATATAGTATTCTGGTGGAATTTTTGGGAAAAGCCTTGGGGCCTAGTTATGAGATAACACTTCATGATATAGGCGATTATACTAATTCTGTGGTGGCAATCGCTAATGGTCATATCAGTGGCCGTACCATAGGTGCTCCATTAACCAATTTTTGTCTAAGTGTCATTGCTGACAAGAGTTATAAACATAGCAATTATAAACTTAACTATAATGGTGTATCAAAGGATGGGAAGATTTTAAGATCCTCTACTATATTTATCAAGGATGAAAATGAAGAATTGGTAGGAATGCTCTGTGTTAATTTTGACGATTCAAAATATGTGGATATTAGCAAACAACTCCTAAGTTTATGCCATCCTGATGAATTAATTGAACAAAAAACAACCTATGAGTCTGTCAATTCCATCTTAGATGATGGAGGAGAAAGTTTTTCTGAATCTGTGGCCGAAGTAACGGAAACCGTGTTAAATAGAGTATTAGCCAACAATAACATTCCCATAGAACGTCTCACCCACGAGGAACGCTTGTCAGTAGTAGATATTTTAAATCAAAAAGGAGTCTTTATGCTTAAAGGTGCTGTAAGTGAGGTGGCCAAGCAACTTCATTGTTCAGAGCCTAGTATTTATCGCTATCTTAGCAAGCTCACGAAAGATAAAGAAAATTCCTAA
- a CDS encoding amidase family protein, translating into MNNKIDGFTLQEATIASVHKAMEDGKLTCRQLVEMYIERIDAYDQKGPAINSVILVNPKALEIADEMDKKFKESGFTGPLHGIPVLLKDNVDTGDMPTTAGSLSLEGVTPEDDAFITRKFKEAGALILAKVNLHEFAVWGETVSSILGQSLNPYDLTRTPGGSSGGTGAAIAANFGLVGIGTDTINSIRSPASACNLVGFRPTVGLVSGDGIVPYSFTQDTAGPIARTVEDAAKVLDVIAGYDQADSATAWSMGRIPKSYTEYLKVDGLKGKRIGVLKSFFGKEQHHQEVNELVLNSLKEMEKQGATLVDIEENIDADDLIKNVSVHLHDLKTHLGVYLKNLGELSQVHSLEEVIASGKYHEGIEENIKYAQTLDVGTPEYNQRLVKRTTLQTKVMDLMAKLDLDAIAYPHQKRLVVPTGEPQADRNGVLGAVTGFPAFSLPAGFTKPKKTAPMGVPVGIEILGRQFDEPTLVEIAYGFEQATHYRKAPMSTPDL; encoded by the coding sequence ATGAACAACAAGATTGACGGTTTTACCTTACAAGAAGCTACCATAGCCAGTGTACATAAGGCCATGGAAGATGGCAAATTAACTTGCAGACAATTAGTAGAAATGTATATAGAGAGAATAGACGCCTATGATCAAAAGGGACCTGCTATTAACTCTGTTATTCTAGTAAATCCTAAGGCCTTAGAAATTGCAGATGAGATGGACAAGAAGTTTAAAGAATCCGGCTTTACCGGACCACTTCATGGTATCCCTGTGTTATTAAAGGATAATGTAGATACAGGAGATATGCCCACTACTGCAGGCTCTTTAAGTTTAGAGGGAGTTACTCCAGAAGATGATGCTTTTATCACCCGTAAATTTAAAGAAGCAGGAGCTCTTATTTTAGCAAAGGTGAATCTTCATGAATTTGCTGTATGGGGTGAAACCGTAAGCTCTATTTTAGGTCAAAGCTTAAACCCCTATGATCTCACCAGGACTCCTGGAGGATCTAGTGGTGGTACAGGAGCAGCCATTGCAGCCAACTTTGGGTTGGTAGGTATTGGGACAGATACCATTAACTCTATTCGCTCACCGGCTTCAGCCTGTAATCTAGTAGGTTTTAGACCTACTGTGGGATTAGTCAGTGGAGATGGCATTGTTCCTTATTCCTTTACCCAGGATACAGCAGGACCTATTGCCAGAACAGTAGAGGATGCGGCAAAAGTATTGGACGTTATTGCTGGCTATGACCAGGCTGATTCAGCCACGGCTTGGTCCATGGGACGTATACCTAAATCCTATACAGAGTACTTAAAAGTCGATGGCTTAAAGGGAAAAAGAATTGGAGTATTAAAGAGCTTCTTTGGAAAAGAGCAGCACCATCAAGAAGTCAATGAACTTGTTCTAAACAGTCTAAAAGAGATGGAGAAACAAGGGGCTACTTTGGTAGATATTGAAGAAAATATAGATGCAGATGACCTTATCAAAAATGTTAGTGTTCATCTTCATGATTTAAAAACCCACCTAGGAGTGTACCTAAAGAATTTAGGAGAACTATCCCAAGTACATTCTCTAGAGGAGGTCATTGCCTCTGGTAAATATCATGAGGGTATTGAGGAAAATATTAAATATGCCCAAACTTTGGATGTAGGTACACCTGAATACAATCAAAGACTGGTAAAAAGAACAACTTTACAAACTAAGGTAATGGATCTAATGGCAAAACTTGATTTAGATGCCATAGCCTACCCTCACCAAAAACGTTTGGTAGTGCCCACAGGAGAACCCCAAGCGGATAGAAATGGTGTTTTAGGTGCGGTAACTGGCTTCCCAGCTTTCTCTTTGCCCGCTGGCTTTACCAAGCCAAAGAAAACAGCACCCATGGGTGTGCCTGTGGGAATAGAAATTCTAGGTAGACAATTTGATGAACCTACATTAGTAGAAATTGCCTATGGATTTGAACAAGCTACTCACTATCGTAAAGCTCCAATGAGTACACCGGATTTATAG
- a CDS encoding ABC transporter ATP-binding protein → MEVVRIEGLAKSYGKSNTKVEALKNINLTINEGEFVAIVGASGSGKSTLLHLLGGVDKPTSGKVFIDGIDIYGLSERELALFRRRKVGFIFQFYNLVPVLTAEENMQLPMLLDGKKIEKEKFEELVSILGLEERRKHLPNQLSGGQQQRVSIGRALAYNPSILLADEPTGNLDSKNSKEIIDLLKISVKKYNQTLVLITHDLNIASQADRVITIEDGLLVKDEVINSEKL, encoded by the coding sequence ATGGAAGTTGTAAGAATAGAGGGTTTAGCCAAAAGTTATGGCAAGAGCAATACAAAAGTAGAGGCACTAAAAAATATAAATCTCACAATAAATGAAGGAGAGTTTGTAGCCATAGTAGGGGCCAGCGGTTCGGGAAAATCTACTTTGTTACATTTATTAGGGGGAGTAGATAAACCTACCAGCGGGAAGGTCTTTATAGATGGTATAGATATCTATGGCCTCTCGGAAAGAGAGTTAGCTTTATTTAGAAGACGAAAGGTAGGCTTTATCTTTCAATTTTATAATCTAGTGCCTGTACTTACCGCAGAAGAGAATATGCAATTGCCTATGCTATTGGATGGAAAAAAGATAGAAAAAGAAAAGTTTGAGGAATTGGTAAGTATTTTAGGCTTAGAAGAAAGAAGAAAACACCTTCCCAATCAATTGTCCGGAGGACAACAACAAAGGGTGTCCATAGGAAGGGCTCTGGCTTACAACCCATCTATCCTATTGGCCGATGAACCTACAGGGAATTTAGATAGTAAAAATAGTAAGGAAATCATAGACTTACTTAAAATTTCGGTAAAAAAATACAATCAAACCTTGGTCCTCATTACCCATGATTTAAATATTGCTTCCCAGGCTGATCGGGTGATTACCATAGAGGATGGCCTATTAGTAAAAGATGAGGTGATCAATAGTGAAAAACTATAA